The Oryza glaberrima chromosome 9, OglaRS2, whole genome shotgun sequence genome includes a window with the following:
- the LOC127785382 gene encoding uncharacterized protein LOC127785382 has translation MAAVALLSPAAAAAVVTEGEEKPPLEEVEVVVRAIVADGDGREANAAAPGANGCGEEEVPAHAAEGGTVAAMVDENAAAPAAEGDTVAAAKGEAPAAEGDMVVAAKGAAHAATEGDTVAAAAVAGENEAAHAPAAGGNTVAAAADVKGEALQAIPVADEAAAVAEGVNAIAAAEREEDDEGVKWLKHYSSLQSILTVGDGDFSFSLALATAFGSGDNLVATSLDTIEDLRGKYSKAESNIMELKRMGATVLHGIDAKRMKDHTSLKLRQFDRIIFNFPHAGFKGKEDDLRMINLHRELVWGFFQNARHLLRPYGEIHVSHKIGLPYDRWCIEHLAYESSLTMIAKVDFRKEDYPGYNQKRGDSAKCDQPFELGACCTFMFMRDLTRLKRARRNRIDASSLGIQAQHDMPFHPRPLVPAYPQPHFPSQVNAAHRQVPPEHYPLGIAHGQEPGFLDNFGGIERYPYQRGAIGTVIGMPGTPSPMRGITRSSFPAPQEQPWRQERYIMDPEVRDDHYHFAREYPRNLQEYEMERQVMPGGTRLRYVDFLENRYEESVRRQEHLRRLIAEYGGYD, from the exons ATGGCGGCGGTCGCGCTGCTCTCgccagcggcggctgcggcggtggtgACAGAGGGTGAGGAGAAGCCGCcgctggaggaggtggaggtggtggtgcgggCGATcgtggccgacggcgacgggagggaggcgaatgcggcggcgccgggggcgaATGggtgcggggaggaggaggtgccggCGCATGCAGCGGAGGGGGGCACGGTCGCCGCGATGGTGGACGAGAATGCGGCGGCGCCTGCAGCGGAGGGGGACACGGTGGCCGCGGCGAAGGGGGAGGCGCCTGCAGCGGAGGGGGACATGGTGGTCGCCGCGAAGGGGGCGGCGCATGCAGCGACGGAGGGGgacacggtggcggcggcggcggtagcgggcGAGAACGAGGCGGCGCATGCACCAGCAGCGGGGGGGAACACGGTGGCCGCGGCTGCGGATGTCAAGGGCGAGGCGCTTCAAGCGATTCCGGtggccgacgaggcggcggccgtggcggaggGGGTTAACGCGATCGCCGcggcggagcgggaggaggacgacgagggggTGAAGTGGCTGAAGCACTACTCCTCCCTCCAGAGCATACTCACCGTCGGGGACGGGGACTTCTCCTTCTCGCTGGCGCTCGCCACCGCGTTCGGCTCCGGCGACAACCTCGTCGCCACCTCGCTGGACACCATTG AGGACCTGAGGGGCAAATACAGCAAAGCAGAATCAAATATAATGGAGCTGAAAAGGATGGGGGCCACTGTTTTGCATGGCATCGATGCAAAAAGGATGAAGGATCACACCAGCCTGAAGCTGAGACAGTTTGATCGAATTATCTTCAATTTTCCTCATGCTGGATTCAAAGGAAAAGAGGATGATTTGCGTATGATCAA TTTGCACAGGGAGTTGGTATGGGGTTTTTTTCAGAATGCAAGACACCTGCTTCGACCCTATGGTGAAATTCATGTTAGCCACAAGATAGGATTGCCATATGACAGGTGGTGTATCGAGCATCTAGCATATGAGTCTTCTCTTACAATGATTGCTAAAGTTGATTTCAGAAAAGAGGACTACCCAGGTTACAACCAAAAGAGAGGAGACAGTGCAAAGTGTGATCAACCTTTTGAACTAGGTGCTTGCTGCACTTTCATGTTCATGAGAGATTTGACGAGGCTGAAAAGGGCACGTCGGAACAGGATCGATGCATCTTCACTGGGAATCCAAGCCCAACATGACATGCCATTTCACCCACGTCCGCTTGTTCCAGCATATCCTCAGCCACATTTCCCTTCACAAGTCAATGCAGCTCACAGGCAAGTTCCTCCAGAGCATTACCCCCTCGGAATTGCTCATGGGCAAGAGCCAGGTTTTCTAGATAACTTTGGTGGCATAGAGAGGTATCCTTACCAGCGTGGCGCTATCGGGACAGTGATCGGCATGCCAGGCACTCCTTCACCAATGCGCGGAATAACCAGAAGTAGCTTCCCTGCACCTCAGGAGCAGCCTTGGCGTCAAGAGAGATATATTATGGATCCAGAAGTAAGAGATGATCACTACCATTTTGCCCGGGAATACCCGAGGAATCTGCAGGAGTATGAAATGGAGAGGCAGGTGATGCCAGGAGGAACCAGGTTGAGGTACGTCGATTTCCTGGAAAATCGTTACGAGGAATCTGTTCGGAGGCAGGAGCACCTGCGAAGGCTGATTGCAGAGTATGGTGGATACGACTGA
- the LOC127785381 gene encoding disease resistance protein RPM1-like, with translation MAEIIVLFVIKKIGIAVAGETLKLAKPLLANKTELKKAELVTALPVNMKLIKDELEVINAFLKELGMNGCKGEVVETWVRQVRRLAHDMEDVVDEFMYVIGKNKERESRAYVKKIIKKPKPLFSLDEIATKADRINRQLMELSKRLGRWTQPILSGGSIPATKYDTEQQQLYLPGHDYSITDAELVGIDKNRQTLIESLCLEDCSLRIIAVWGMGGLGKSTLVNNVYKNEATVSNFNYRAWLSISQSCRVLDIWRNMLKELCGKESREFDAENMSSTELKVELTKILDQKRYLIILDDVWLATDFLKIREVLVDNGLGSRVIITTRIEEVASIAENGCKISLEPLDNHDAWLLFCRKAFPKIEDHICPPELEQCGMDIIDKCDGLPLALVAIGSLLSFKSKNNKDWRLFYNQLISEVHNNENLNRVEKILNLSYKHLPNHLKYCFLYCAMFPEDYLIHRKRLIRLWISEGFIEQKGACSLEDVAEGYLAELVQRSMLQVVACNSFDRVQCLRMHDIVRELAIFQSKKESFCTIYDDTHGVAQVGLDSRRVSVLRCNNDIRSSIDPSRLHTFIAFDTTMALSSWSSFIFSESKYLNVLDLSGLPIEIIPYSVGELFNLRFLCLNDTNVKEFPKSVTKLSNLQTLSLERTQLLNFPRGFSNLKKLRHLLVWKLVDATYKSLNNWESMEPFEGLWDLKELQYLNEVRATKAFVSNLGNLSQLRSLCITYVRSSHCVQSCNSLSKMQHLTRLNIRARNEDELLLLDDFTLSNPLEKLELVGQLSEGTLESPFFSIHGYKLLQIELSWCKLTVNPVARLAEFSDLTELRLTRVYTGPWLYFPANWFPKLKKAVLWDLQQVKQIFIQEGALANLHYLHIDSLMELRDIPVGIEFLSSVKEAYFTRMHSDFVRNLRTGKISHIPKVHWSTQGVSTDLTGLANLPGASNMTNTNPEWRILGGSGWVFI, from the exons ATGGCAGAAATTATCGTTCTTTTTGTCATAAAAAAGATAGGAATAGCCGTGGCAGGTGAAACACTGAAGCTAGCTAAACCCTTGCTTGCAAACAAAACCGAGTTAAAGAAAGCTGAGCTAGTAACAGCACTTCCAGTTAACATGAAACTGATAAAAGATGAACTTGAGGTTATCAATGCATTTCTGAAGGAACTTGGCATGAATGGATGCAAAGGTGAAGTTGTAGAAACTTGGGTAAGGCAAGTACGGAGGTTGGCGCATGATATGGAAGATGTTGTGGATGAGTTTATGTATGTTATTGGCaaaaacaaagagagagagTCACGAGCTTATGTGAAGAAAATTATCAAGAAACCTAAACCTTTATTTTCACTTGATGAAATTGCTACTAAAGCAGATAGGATAAACAGACAGCTTATGGAGCTTTCTAAAAGACTAGGACGTTGGACCCAACCGATATTGAGTGGGGGTAGTATTCCTGCAACAAAATATGACACTGAACAACAACAGTTGTATCTACCTGGACATGATTATTCAATTACTGATGCTGAGCTTGTAGGAATTGATAAAAATAGACAAACCTTGATTGAATCATTGTGTTTGGAAGATTGTTCTCTTCGGATCATTGCTGTCTGGGGCATGGGTGGCCTTGGGAAAAGCACTCTTGTCAACAATGTCTACAAAAATGAAGCAACAGTATCCAATTTCAATTACCGTGCATGGCTTTCTATCTCTCAGTCATGTAGAGTACTTGATATTTGGCGAAACATGCTGAAAGAGCTCTGTGGAAAAGAAAGCAGAGAGTTTGATGCTGAAAATATGAGCAGTACAGAACTAAAAgtggaattaactaaaattctgGATCAAAAGCGGTACTTGATCATATTGGATGATGTCTGGTTGGCTACAGATTTTTTAAAGATTAGAGAGGTTCTTGTTGATAATGGCCTAGGAAGCAGAGTAATAATCACAACAAGAATTGAGGAAGTTGCTTCCATAGCTGAGAATGGTTGTAAGATCAGTTTAGAGCCTCTAGATAACCATGATGCATGGCTTCTCTTCTGTAGGAAAGCATTTCCAAAAATTGAAGATCATATATGCCCTCCAGAATTAGAGCAGTGTGGTATGGACATTATCGATAAATGTGACGGTTTGCCTTTAGCTCTTGTGGCAATAGGGAGTTTATTGTCCTTCAAATCAAAGAATAATAAAGATTGGAGGCTTTTCTACAATCAACTTATTTCAGAGGTACACAATAATGAGAACTTAAACCGGGTGGAGAAAATTCTAAATCTAAGCTACAAGCACCTGCCAAACCATCTGAAGTATTGTTTCTTATATTGTGCTATGTTCCCAGAAGATTATCTGATTCACAGAAAGAGATTAATTAGACTGTGGATCAGTGAAGGATTTATAGAACAAAAAGGAGCATGCAGCTTAGAAGATGTCGCTGAAGGTTACCTAGCAGAGCTTGTCCAACGAAGCATGCTTCAAGTTGTAGCATGTAACAGTTTTGATAGGGTTCAGTGTCTTCGAATGCATGACATTGTGCGTGAATTAGCCATTTTCCAATCGAAGAAAGAAAGTTTCTGTACAATTTATGATGACACTCATGGAGTGGCACAAGTGGGATTAGACTCTCGTCGTGTCTCGGTGCTTCGATGCAACAATGATATTAGATCAAGCATAGATCCATCCAGGCTTCACACCTTCATAGCATTTGACACCACCATGGCATTATCTTCATGGTCTTCTTTCATTTTCTCAGAATCTAAGTACCTTAATGTATTAGACTTGTCAGGCTTGCCTATTGAGATTATTCCATATTCAGTTGGGGAGCTGTTTAACCTTCGGTTTTTGTGTCTCAACGACACCAATGTGAAGGAATTCCCAAAATCTGTTACGAAGCTTAGCAATTTACAAACATTGAGCCTTGAACGTACCCAGTTGTTGAATTTCCCACGAGGgttttcaaatctaaagaaATTGCGCCATCTGCTTGTTTGGAAGTTAGTAGATGCTACATACAAAAGTCTGAATAACTGGGAATCTATGGAGCCATTTGAGGGCTTGTGGGACTTGAAGGAATTGCAATATTTGAATGAGGTTCGTGCAACTAAAGCCTTTGTTTCAAATCTAGGAAATTTATCCCAGCTGAGGAGCCTCTGCATTACTTATGTAAGGAGTAGTCACTGTGTGCAATCGTGCAACTCTTTATCAAAGATGCAACATCTCACAAGATTAAACATAAGAGCACGCAATGAAGATGAGCTGCTCTTGCTGGATGATTTCACATTGTCAAACCCTCTCGAAAAGCTTGAACTGGTAGGCCAGTTGTCAGAAGGAACCTTGGAATCTCCCTTTTTCTCTATTCATGGATATAAACTCCTGCAAATTGAACTTTCATGGTGTAAGCTCACAGTGAATCCAGTGGCCCGCCTTGCAGAGTTCTCGGATTTAACCGAGTTACGTCTTACAAGGGTGTACACTGGGCCTTGGCTGTACTTTCCTGCAAACTGGTTCCCGAAATTAAAGAAAGCCGTCTTGTGGGATTTGCAGCAAGTGAAGCAAATATTTATACAGGAGGGAGCTCTGGCCAACCTGCATTATCTTCACATCGATAGCCTCATGGAACTACGTGACATCCCTGTCGGTATTGAGTTTCTCAGTTCAGTGAAAGAGGCGTATTTTACCAGGATGCATTCTGATTTTGTAAGGAATTTACGAACAGGAAAGATAAGCCATATCCCGAAGGTCCACTGGTCAACACAAG GGGTGTCCACGGATCTCACTGGACTTGCTAATCTGCCTGGAGCATCCAACATGACCAACACAAACCCAGAATGGCGCATCTTAGGTGGATCAGGCTGGGTTTTCATCTAA
- the LOC127785423 gene encoding disease resistance protein RPM1-like isoform X1: MAEIAVLFVIKKIGIAVAGDTLKLAIPLFAKKTELKKVELVTALPVNMRQIKKELEIINAFLKELGMNGYKGEVVETWIRQVRRLAHDMEDVVDEFMYVVGKNKHKKSWACVKKIIKKPKPLFSLDEIATKADMINTELAELSKRLDRWTRPLSSGIYVPPTNYNSEQQLYLPGYDYSINDNELVGIDKNRQTLIESLRLEDCSLRIIAVWGMGGLGKSTLVNDIYKNEAIVSNFNCHAWLCISQSSKMHDIWQNMLKELCGEDNRGVDAENMNNRELRLELAKILRQKRYLIILDDVWLAADLLKIREVLVDNGLGSRVIITTRIEEVASIAEDGCKIRLEPLNNHDAWLLFCRKAFPKTENHMCPPELHQCGMDIVNKCGGLPLALVTIGSLLSLKPRNKKEWRLFYNQLISEVHNNENLNRVEKILNLSYKHLPNYLKNCFLYCAMFPEDYIIQRKRLIRLWIAEGFIEQKGTCSLEDVAEGYLTELVRRSMIQVVARNSFNRIQCLRMHDILRELAIFQSKKESFSTVYDDTHGVVQVGSDSRRVSVLQCNSEIRSTVDPSRLRTFLAFDTSMALSSASYFIFSESKYLAVLELSGLPIETIPYSVGELFNLRYLCLNDTNVKEFPKSITKLLNLQTLSLERTQLLNFPRGFSNLKKLRHLLVWKLVDATYKSLNNWESLEPFEGLWNLKELQSLCEVRATRDFVSKLGNLSQLRSLCITYVRSSHCAQLCNSLSKMQHLTRLHIRAMNEDEVLLLDDLMLPNPLEKLDLLGQLSKGTLESPFFTTHGNELLQLELSRCQLTVNLVAWLSKLSNLTELRLTRVYTGQQLSFHANCFPNLKKALLWDLQQVNQIYIQEGALSSLQYLHIDSLMELRDVPTGIEFLRSVKEAYFTMMHSDFVRNLRTGKVNHIPKVYWSTQGVSAEPANLPGESSTNPQWRMLGGSGWVFI, from the exons ATGGCTGAAATTGCCGTTCTTTTTGTCATAAAAAAGATAGGAATAGCTGTGGCAGGAGATACACTAAAGTTAGCTATACCCCTCTTTGCAAAAAAGACCGAGTTAAAGAAAGTTGAGCTAGTAACAGCACTTCCAGTTAACATGAGACAAATAAAAAAGGAACTTGAAATTATCAATGCATTTCTTAAAGAACTTGGCATGAATGGGTACAAAGGTGAAGTTGTAGAAACTTGGATAAGGCAAGTTCGGAGGTTGGCACATGATATGGAAGATGTTGTGGATGAATTTATGTATGTTGTTGGCAAAAACAAACACAAGAAATCATGGGCTTGTGTGAAGAAAATTATCAAGAAACCTAAACCTTTATTTTCACTTGATGAAATCGCCACTAAAGCAGATATGATAAACACAGAGCTTGCGGAGCTTTCCAAAAGACTAGATCGTTGGACCCGACCATTATCGAGTGGGATTTATGTTCCTCCAACAAATTATAATAGCGAGCAACAGTTGTATTTGCCTGGATATGATTATTCAATCAATGACAATGAGCTTGTAGGGATTGATAAAAATAGGCAAACCTTGATTGAATCATTGCGTTTGGAAGATTGTTCTCTTCGGATCATTGCTGTCTGGGGTATGGGTGGCCTTGGGAAAAGCACTCTTGTCAATGATATCTACAAAAATGAAGCAATAGTATCCAATTTTAATTGCCATGCATGGCTATGTATCTCTCAATCATCTAAAATGCATGATATTTGGCAAAACATGCTAAAAGAACTTTGTGGAGAAGACAACCGAGGGGTTGATGCTGAAAATATGAACAATAGAGAACTAAGACTGGAACTGGCAAAAATTTTGCGTCAGAAGCGGTACTTGATCATACTAGATGATGTCTGGTTGGCTGCAGATCTTTTAAAGATTCGGGAGGTTCTTGTTGATAATGGCCTAGGAAGCAGAGTAATAATTACAACAAGAATTGAGGAAGTAGCTTCAATAGCTGAGGATGGTTGTAAGATCCGTTTAGAGCCTCTAAATAACCATGATGCATGGCTTCTATTCTGCAGGAAGGCATTCCCCAAAACTGAAAATCATATGTGCCCTCCAGAACTACATCAGTGTGGTATGGACATAGTGAACAAATGTGGTGGTTTGCCTTTAGCTCTTGTTACAATAGGGAGTTTACTGTCCCTCAAACCAAGGAATAAAAAAGAATGGAGGCTTTTCTACAACCAACTTATTTCAGAGGTGCACAATAATGAAAACTTAAACCGGGTGGAGAAAATTCTAAATCTAAGCTACAAACACTTGCCAAACTATTTGAAGAATTGCTTTTTATACTGTGCTATGTTCCCAGAAGACTACATTATCCAGAGAAAGAGATTAATTAGATTGTGGATAGCTGAAGGATTTATTGAACAGAAAGGAACATGCAGCTTAGAAGATGTTGCTGAAGGTTACCTAACAGAGCTTGTCCGACGAAGCATGATTCAAGTCGTAGCAAGGAATAGTTTTAATAGGATTCAGTGTCTTCGAATGCATGATATTTTGCGAGAACTAGCCATTttccaatcaaagaaagaaagtttCTCTACAGTTTATGATGACACGCATGGGGTGGTACAAGTGGGATCAGACTCTCGCCGCGTCTCTGTGCTCCAATGCAACAGTGAAATTCGATCAACTGTAGATCCATCCAGGCTACGTACCTTCCTAGCATTTGACACTAGCATGGCATTATCTTCAGCTTCTTATTTCATTTTCTCAGAATCCAAGTACCTTGCTGTGTTAGAATTATCCGGCTTGCCTATCGAGACCATTCCATATTCAGTTGGGGAGCTATTTAACCTTCGGTATTTATGCCTCAATGATACCAATGTGAAAGAATTCCCAAAATCTATTACAAAGCTTCTCAATTTACAAACATTGAGTCTTGAACGTACACAATTGCTGAATTTTCCGAGAgggttttcaaatctgaaaaaattgCGTCATTTACTTGTTTGGAAATTAGTTGATGCTACATACAAAAGTCTGAATAATTGGGAATCTTTGGAGCCATTTGAGGGCTTGTGGAACTTGAAGGAATTGCAATCTTTATGTGAAGTTCGTGCAACTAGAGACTTTGTTTCCAAATTAGGAAATCTATCCCAGCTGAGGAGCCTTTGCATTACTTATGTAAGGAGTAGCCACTGTGCACAACTGTGCAACTCTTTATCAAAGATGCAACATCTCACAAGATTACATATAAGAGCAATGAATGAAGATGAAGTGCTCCTGCTGGATGATTTGATGTTGCCGAACCCTCTTGAGAAGCTCGATTTGCTAGGACAATTGTCAAAAGGAACTTTAGAATCTCCTTTTTTCACTACTCATGGAAATGAACTTCTGCAATTGGAACTATCGAGGTGTCAGCTTACAGTGAATCTTGTAGCATGGCTCTCTAAGTTGTCAAATTTAACAGAGTTACGTCTTACAAGGGTGTACACTGGACAACAGCTAAGCTTTCATGCAAATTGCTTCCCAAATTTGAAGAAAGCACTCCTGTGGGATTTGCAGCAAGTcaatcaaatatatatacaggAGGGAGCTTTGTCCAGCCTGCAGTATCTCCACATTGATAGCCTCATGGAACTTCGGGATGTGCCCACCGgcattgaatttctaagatcaGTCAAAGAGGCATATTTTACTATGATGCATTCTGATTTCGTAAGGAACCTTCGAACAGGAAAGGTAAATCATATCCCGAAGGTCTACTGGTCAACACAAG GGGTGTCTGCGGAACCTGCTAACCTGCCTGGAGAATCCAGCACCAACCCACAATGGCGCATGTTAGGAGGGTCAGGTTGGGTTTTCATCTAA
- the LOC127785423 gene encoding disease resistance protein RPM1-like isoform X2 — translation MAEIAVLFVIKKIGIAVAGDTLKLAIPLFAKKTELKKVELVTALPVNMRQIKKELEIINAFLKELGMNGYKGEVVETWIRQVRRLAHDMEDVVDEFMYVVGKNKHKKSWACVKKIIKKPKPLFSLDEIATKADMINTELAELSKRLDRWTRPLSSGIYVPPTNYNSEQQLYLPGYDYSINDNELVGIDKNRQTLIESLRLEDCSLRIIAVWGMGGLGKSTLVNDIYKNEAIVSNFNCHAWLCISQSSKMHDIWQNMLKELCGEDNRGVDAENMNNRELRLELAKILRQKRYLIILDDVWLAADLLKIREVLVDNGLGSRVIITTRIEEVASIAEDGCKIRLEPLNNHDAWLLFCRKAFPKTENHMCPPELHQCGMDIVNKCGGLPLALVTIGSLLSLKPRNKKEWRLFYNQLISEVHNNENLNRVEKILNLSYKHLPNYLKNCFLYCAMFPEDYIIQRKRLIRLWIAEGFIEQKGTCSLEDVAEGYLTELVRRSMIQVVARNSFNRIQCLRMHDILRELAIFQSKKESFSTVYDDTHGVVQVGSDSRRVSVLQCNSEIRSTVDPSRLRTFLAFDTSMALSSASYFIFSESKYLAVLELSGLPIETIPYSVGELFNLRYLCLNDTNVKEFPKSITKLLNLQTLSLERTQLLNFPRGFSNLKKLRHLLVWKLVDATYKSLNNWESLEPFEGLWNLKELQSLCEVRATRDFVSKLGNLSQLRSLCITYVRSSHCAQLCNSLSKMQHLTRLHIRAMNEDEVLLLDDLMLPNPLEKLDLLGQLSKGTLESPFFTTHGNELLQLELSRCQLTVNLVAWLSKLSNLTELRLTRVYTGQQLSFHANCFPNLKKALLWDLQQVNQIYIQEGALSSLQYLHIDSLMELRDVPTGIEFLRSVKEAYFTMMHSDFVRNLRTGKGCLRNLLTCLENPAPTHNGAC, via the exons ATGGCTGAAATTGCCGTTCTTTTTGTCATAAAAAAGATAGGAATAGCTGTGGCAGGAGATACACTAAAGTTAGCTATACCCCTCTTTGCAAAAAAGACCGAGTTAAAGAAAGTTGAGCTAGTAACAGCACTTCCAGTTAACATGAGACAAATAAAAAAGGAACTTGAAATTATCAATGCATTTCTTAAAGAACTTGGCATGAATGGGTACAAAGGTGAAGTTGTAGAAACTTGGATAAGGCAAGTTCGGAGGTTGGCACATGATATGGAAGATGTTGTGGATGAATTTATGTATGTTGTTGGCAAAAACAAACACAAGAAATCATGGGCTTGTGTGAAGAAAATTATCAAGAAACCTAAACCTTTATTTTCACTTGATGAAATCGCCACTAAAGCAGATATGATAAACACAGAGCTTGCGGAGCTTTCCAAAAGACTAGATCGTTGGACCCGACCATTATCGAGTGGGATTTATGTTCCTCCAACAAATTATAATAGCGAGCAACAGTTGTATTTGCCTGGATATGATTATTCAATCAATGACAATGAGCTTGTAGGGATTGATAAAAATAGGCAAACCTTGATTGAATCATTGCGTTTGGAAGATTGTTCTCTTCGGATCATTGCTGTCTGGGGTATGGGTGGCCTTGGGAAAAGCACTCTTGTCAATGATATCTACAAAAATGAAGCAATAGTATCCAATTTTAATTGCCATGCATGGCTATGTATCTCTCAATCATCTAAAATGCATGATATTTGGCAAAACATGCTAAAAGAACTTTGTGGAGAAGACAACCGAGGGGTTGATGCTGAAAATATGAACAATAGAGAACTAAGACTGGAACTGGCAAAAATTTTGCGTCAGAAGCGGTACTTGATCATACTAGATGATGTCTGGTTGGCTGCAGATCTTTTAAAGATTCGGGAGGTTCTTGTTGATAATGGCCTAGGAAGCAGAGTAATAATTACAACAAGAATTGAGGAAGTAGCTTCAATAGCTGAGGATGGTTGTAAGATCCGTTTAGAGCCTCTAAATAACCATGATGCATGGCTTCTATTCTGCAGGAAGGCATTCCCCAAAACTGAAAATCATATGTGCCCTCCAGAACTACATCAGTGTGGTATGGACATAGTGAACAAATGTGGTGGTTTGCCTTTAGCTCTTGTTACAATAGGGAGTTTACTGTCCCTCAAACCAAGGAATAAAAAAGAATGGAGGCTTTTCTACAACCAACTTATTTCAGAGGTGCACAATAATGAAAACTTAAACCGGGTGGAGAAAATTCTAAATCTAAGCTACAAACACTTGCCAAACTATTTGAAGAATTGCTTTTTATACTGTGCTATGTTCCCAGAAGACTACATTATCCAGAGAAAGAGATTAATTAGATTGTGGATAGCTGAAGGATTTATTGAACAGAAAGGAACATGCAGCTTAGAAGATGTTGCTGAAGGTTACCTAACAGAGCTTGTCCGACGAAGCATGATTCAAGTCGTAGCAAGGAATAGTTTTAATAGGATTCAGTGTCTTCGAATGCATGATATTTTGCGAGAACTAGCCATTttccaatcaaagaaagaaagtttCTCTACAGTTTATGATGACACGCATGGGGTGGTACAAGTGGGATCAGACTCTCGCCGCGTCTCTGTGCTCCAATGCAACAGTGAAATTCGATCAACTGTAGATCCATCCAGGCTACGTACCTTCCTAGCATTTGACACTAGCATGGCATTATCTTCAGCTTCTTATTTCATTTTCTCAGAATCCAAGTACCTTGCTGTGTTAGAATTATCCGGCTTGCCTATCGAGACCATTCCATATTCAGTTGGGGAGCTATTTAACCTTCGGTATTTATGCCTCAATGATACCAATGTGAAAGAATTCCCAAAATCTATTACAAAGCTTCTCAATTTACAAACATTGAGTCTTGAACGTACACAATTGCTGAATTTTCCGAGAgggttttcaaatctgaaaaaattgCGTCATTTACTTGTTTGGAAATTAGTTGATGCTACATACAAAAGTCTGAATAATTGGGAATCTTTGGAGCCATTTGAGGGCTTGTGGAACTTGAAGGAATTGCAATCTTTATGTGAAGTTCGTGCAACTAGAGACTTTGTTTCCAAATTAGGAAATCTATCCCAGCTGAGGAGCCTTTGCATTACTTATGTAAGGAGTAGCCACTGTGCACAACTGTGCAACTCTTTATCAAAGATGCAACATCTCACAAGATTACATATAAGAGCAATGAATGAAGATGAAGTGCTCCTGCTGGATGATTTGATGTTGCCGAACCCTCTTGAGAAGCTCGATTTGCTAGGACAATTGTCAAAAGGAACTTTAGAATCTCCTTTTTTCACTACTCATGGAAATGAACTTCTGCAATTGGAACTATCGAGGTGTCAGCTTACAGTGAATCTTGTAGCATGGCTCTCTAAGTTGTCAAATTTAACAGAGTTACGTCTTACAAGGGTGTACACTGGACAACAGCTAAGCTTTCATGCAAATTGCTTCCCAAATTTGAAGAAAGCACTCCTGTGGGATTTGCAGCAAGTcaatcaaatatatatacaggAGGGAGCTTTGTCCAGCCTGCAGTATCTCCACATTGATAGCCTCATGGAACTTCGGGATGTGCCCACCGgcattgaatttctaagatcaGTCAAAGAGGCATATTTTACTATGATGCATTCTGATTTCGTAAGGAACCTTCGAACAGGAAAG GGGTGTCTGCGGAACCTGCTAACCTGCCTGGAGAATCCAGCACCAACCCACAATGGCGCATGTTAG